The proteins below are encoded in one region of Pseudophryne corroboree isolate aPseCor3 chromosome 8, aPseCor3.hap2, whole genome shotgun sequence:
- the LOC134949386 gene encoding galectin-6-like: protein MKILTLRKQEQEMQSSALRKLLASNMALVPAPGYQPEYNPPIPYTTLIAGGLRQGMAVCIQALTNSKSNRFTVNFATGDDEGSDIALHMNARYDGRDRVVFNSRQGGTWGDEELKKEMPFKVGKPFVILFEITRNNYLVSASGERFYEFAHRIPLENVLWLQVTGDVEVQSLNILGCGPGVKGTLVLSALQTQLLPMMGPAALNPTVPFKAAIRGGMVPRRSAVIKGLVKSNAKSFAINFKVGYSNEIAFHLNPRLNKSTVVRNSFVNGVWGEEEKDLAKNPFKHGEFFEISVRAGEKHFKVFINGCHSFNYANRMPNLQQVDCLEVEGDVKLIFVFI, encoded by the exons ATGAAAATTCTTACGCTGAGGAAGCAAGAACAGGAAATG caaagctctgcactgagAAAGTTACTGGCATCAAACATGGCTCTTGTACCGGCACCAGGCTACCAGCCTGAATATAACCCG CCTATCCCTTACACTACCCTGATTGCTGGTGGTCTGCGACAAGGAATGGCTGTGTGTATTCAGGCCCTTACTAACAGTAAATCTAACAG GTTTACGGTCAACTTTGCAACTGGTGATGATGAGGGTTCAGACATTGCCCTCCACATGAATGCCCGGTATGACGGCCGTGACCGCGTTGTGTTTAACTCGCGGCAAGGTGGGACTTGGGGAGATGAGGAACTGAAGAAGGAGATGCCGTTTAAAGTTGGAAAACCCTTTGTGATCCTGTTCGAGATCACTCGAAACAACTACCTG GTGTCTGCAAGTGGAGAACGTTTCTATGAGTTTGCACACCGGATTCCTCTGGAAAATGTATTGTGGCTGCAAGTGACTGGGGATGTGGAAGTTCAATCACTCAACATTTTGGGCTGTGGACCTGGCGTGAAAGGG ACTCTTGTGCTGTCAGCCTTACAGACGCAGCTATTG CCTATGATGGGACCCGCAGCGCTGAACCCA ACAGTTCCGTTCAAAGCAGCTATCAGAGGCGGGATGGTCCCAAGACGTAGCGCGGTCATAAAAGGCCTTGTGAAATCTAATGCCAAAAG CTTTGCTATAAATTTCAAGGTTGGCTACAGCAATGAAATTGCTTTCCATTTGAACCCTCGTCTCAACAAATCTACGGTGGTCAGGAACAGTTTTGTAAATGGGGTCTGGGGAGAGGAAGAAAAGGATTTGGCCAAAAATCCCTTCAAGCATGGGGAGTTCTTTGAG ATTTCTGTCCGCGCTGGAGAAAAACATTTCAAGGTCTTTATAAATGGATGTCACAGCTTTAACTATGCTAATCGCATGCCGAACTTGCAGCAGGTGGACTGCCTGGAGGTGGAAGGAGATGTGAAGCTGATTTTTGTATTCATCTGA